Proteins from a single region of Haloarcula laminariae:
- a CDS encoding polysaccharide biosynthesis C-terminal domain-containing protein: MRRDRSAVLHFVSQLVRSLAGFGSTLFAAKYFGAGGLGIYSQIIALLFWLKLPGNSIRTAVSKRMSESRLVTGHFAAGLFLVLVYGVVVSLFIIALDGFVASYVGTDVAVLLVGLVLANMLLDITRAGLEGRRQVALSGWLSSIESLLRLVGQVTFALTGALVLGLVYGHIVSMAVIALTGLFLLWDHLTLPSRADFTDLRRFTQYSWLSNVEGIAINWLDLLVLGFFVADKFVGIYTAAWTLTGFLSLAGKSISSTLFPELSELGSDERLAEARQLVSDSLLFTGIFLIPGLFGALAIGDRILRIYGPEFAQGAYILVILLAARTVHTFGRQAINTLNGLDYPRATFRVNTAFILLNLVLNVGLVSLFSLYGLGWYGAAVATLLSSCGYLWYGWQMLTDRAGSIPVPAGDIAKQGLASVVMGAAVYSLTPFVPASLPYTLTLVALGAAIYGAVLVVISAEVRLKLCRLVTF; the protein is encoded by the coding sequence ATGCGACGGGACCGGAGCGCTGTCTTACATTTCGTTTCACAACTCGTCCGGTCGCTGGCGGGCTTTGGCTCCACGCTGTTTGCGGCAAAGTACTTCGGTGCAGGCGGGCTCGGTATCTACTCACAGATAATTGCGCTGCTGTTCTGGCTCAAACTCCCCGGAAATAGCATTAGGACGGCCGTCTCGAAGCGGATGTCGGAGTCCCGATTGGTAACCGGGCATTTTGCCGCCGGACTCTTTTTGGTTCTAGTCTACGGAGTTGTCGTGAGCCTCTTTATCATCGCCTTAGATGGCTTCGTGGCATCATACGTTGGCACTGATGTTGCTGTCCTCCTTGTCGGCCTGGTGCTGGCGAACATGCTACTTGACATTACGCGGGCTGGGCTGGAGGGGAGACGACAGGTCGCGCTCTCAGGGTGGCTGAGTAGTATAGAGAGCCTCCTACGGTTGGTTGGACAGGTTACCTTTGCCCTGACCGGGGCGCTGGTGCTAGGGCTTGTTTACGGTCATATCGTCTCGATGGCGGTCATCGCACTCACTGGACTGTTCCTGCTTTGGGACCACCTCACGCTACCGTCGCGGGCCGATTTCACCGACCTACGGCGGTTCACGCAGTACTCCTGGCTCAGCAACGTTGAGGGAATCGCCATCAACTGGCTCGACCTGTTGGTGCTCGGGTTCTTCGTCGCCGACAAGTTCGTCGGGATATACACCGCCGCCTGGACGCTCACCGGCTTCCTCTCTCTGGCTGGGAAGTCGATTTCCTCGACTCTCTTTCCCGAACTGAGTGAGCTCGGGAGTGACGAGCGGCTCGCCGAGGCCAGACAGCTCGTCTCTGATAGTCTGCTGTTTACCGGTATCTTCCTCATTCCAGGACTGTTCGGAGCGCTCGCTATTGGCGACCGGATACTCCGTATATACGGGCCGGAGTTCGCACAAGGCGCATATATCCTTGTCATCCTCCTCGCCGCTCGGACCGTCCACACATTCGGCCGACAGGCCATCAACACGCTGAACGGGCTGGACTATCCCAGAGCAACGTTCCGGGTCAACACGGCATTTATTCTGCTTAATCTGGTGCTCAATGTCGGACTGGTGTCGTTGTTCAGTCTGTACGGCCTGGGCTGGTACGGTGCTGCGGTCGCGACCCTGTTGTCGAGTTGCGGGTACCTGTGGTACGGGTGGCAGATGCTCACAGATAGAGCCGGGTCGATTCCGGTACCCGCTGGCGATATCGCCAAACAGGGCCTCGCAAGCGTCGTCATGGGAGCTGCCGTTTACTCGCTGACGCCTTTCGTACCTGCGTCGCTGCCATACACGCTCACGCTTGTCGCCCTTGGCGCAGCTATTTACGGGGCCGTCCTCGTTGTCATCTCCGCTGAGGTTCGCTTGAAGCTGTGCCGATTAGTCACGTTCTGA
- a CDS encoding glycosyltransferase family 4 protein: MKIGYFCYRLSGTGPRTRAADIINGVADITDHEVIVLTNEPEKVRSEATVQTLSLDNPLKTLLRTRRAFADADVVHVPINIYQVLFTRLVYWGPLVAGVGPGIQNSLFHRLFGRLLGIDIKIQKEADETQWERLGYETANVLATIDRSQFYQYEDKRIQQLRTEHGIEADETVMLYVGALTEGQGAHIFDQMARQTENERHRFIVAGAGPLKERFESHDNLTFEGFVDNKVMPALYNVADITVAPRKYDVTSNVGLESLACGTPVITTATGKIERLFKNRGTYVWADRTPAAVLRTATELVSDPDRYQAQVEQGFQAFDEMELTLNSAVETHLDVYERLSS, from the coding sequence ATGAAAATCGGGTATTTCTGTTATCGACTCTCCGGGACAGGTCCCCGAACTCGCGCGGCCGATATCATCAACGGCGTCGCCGACATCACCGACCACGAAGTCATCGTACTGACGAACGAGCCCGAGAAGGTCCGGTCCGAAGCGACCGTCCAGACATTGTCGCTGGACAACCCACTCAAGACCCTACTGCGGACACGACGGGCTTTCGCTGACGCCGATGTCGTCCACGTCCCCATCAACATCTATCAGGTGCTTTTCACTCGGTTGGTCTACTGGGGTCCGCTCGTCGCCGGCGTGGGCCCGGGCATCCAGAACTCCCTATTTCACCGTCTGTTCGGTCGACTACTCGGCATCGACATCAAGATTCAGAAGGAAGCGGACGAAACCCAGTGGGAGCGACTCGGCTACGAGACGGCGAATGTTCTGGCCACCATCGATCGGTCTCAGTTCTATCAGTACGAGGACAAGCGAATCCAACAACTTCGGACAGAACACGGTATTGAAGCGGACGAGACAGTCATGCTGTACGTGGGTGCGCTCACCGAAGGCCAAGGTGCACACATCTTCGATCAGATGGCCCGCCAAACAGAGAACGAACGTCATCGGTTTATCGTCGCCGGTGCCGGCCCCCTCAAAGAGCGGTTCGAAAGTCACGATAACCTAACGTTCGAGGGGTTCGTCGACAACAAAGTGATGCCGGCGCTGTACAACGTCGCTGATATCACAGTCGCCCCACGGAAGTATGATGTTACCTCGAACGTGGGGTTGGAGTCACTAGCTTGTGGAACGCCGGTGATAACGACGGCCACCGGGAAAATCGAACGACTTTTCAAAAATCGCGGGACATACGTCTGGGCCGACCGGACGCCGGCAGCCGTGTTACGAACTGCAACTGAACTCGTCTCGGACCCGGACCGATATCAGGCCCAGGTTGAGCAGGGGTTCCAGGCCTTCGACGAGATGGAGCTCACTCTCAACAGCGCTGTTGAAACCCACCTAGACGTCTACGAGCGACTCTCCAGCTGA
- a CDS encoding glycosyltransferase, giving the protein MVSLRVCFVVNAVDQTVAEVDIAVALQRYTDTEVTVLSWFDAVPFYRDELVDVVNLDAPDTTTGVNRETLRQASEVIAEADIVQTTHNHSGVFAKLLSKYNGVPSVSREGNTRDGFTRLGRVSNGLTNPISARVVCNSRAVWESFKRWETALLNPGNVVIIPNGVDRAAIDAAAENDWSVHQVADIGADTILVGTVSTLTEQKNHETLVRGVALAREQGVPVELVVAGDGPQRDRLEALASDLGVVSKVHFLGDIERAQVYGLLHEIDIYAMPSLWEGFSMAAVEAVASGTACVFADIEPFRQTYDEVAKFHEPTDAETLADELGELASDPDERERLGATGRQLVAENYTIEAIARSYRSVYEAVLAESNG; this is encoded by the coding sequence ATGGTATCTCTTCGTGTCTGTTTTGTCGTTAATGCCGTCGACCAGACGGTAGCGGAAGTCGATATTGCTGTCGCACTCCAGCGGTACACGGATACCGAAGTAACCGTGCTGTCGTGGTTCGATGCGGTTCCGTTCTACCGCGACGAGCTAGTCGATGTGGTCAACCTCGACGCACCGGACACGACCACCGGTGTCAATCGGGAGACTCTCCGGCAAGCCAGCGAGGTCATCGCCGAGGCGGATATCGTCCAGACTACCCACAACCACTCCGGGGTGTTCGCCAAGCTCCTCTCCAAGTACAACGGCGTCCCGTCGGTCTCCAGAGAGGGGAACACCAGAGACGGGTTCACGCGGCTCGGACGTGTTTCGAACGGACTCACGAACCCGATTTCGGCGAGAGTGGTCTGTAATTCCCGAGCAGTGTGGGAGTCGTTCAAACGGTGGGAGACCGCGCTACTCAACCCGGGCAATGTTGTCATCATTCCAAACGGTGTGGACCGCGCCGCAATCGACGCGGCCGCCGAGAACGACTGGAGTGTCCACCAAGTCGCTGACATTGGAGCTGACACGATTCTGGTCGGGACGGTGAGCACACTTACCGAGCAGAAAAACCACGAGACGCTTGTCCGGGGCGTCGCGCTGGCGCGCGAACAGGGGGTTCCGGTGGAACTCGTCGTCGCCGGCGACGGTCCACAGCGAGACCGTCTCGAAGCACTCGCCAGCGATCTCGGTGTCGTGAGTAAGGTCCATTTTCTCGGCGACATCGAGCGCGCTCAGGTGTACGGACTGCTTCACGAGATAGATATATATGCGATGCCGTCGCTGTGGGAGGGGTTCAGCATGGCCGCGGTCGAGGCAGTCGCGAGTGGGACAGCGTGTGTCTTTGCCGATATCGAGCCGTTTAGGCAGACGTACGACGAGGTAGCGAAGTTCCACGAGCCCACCGACGCCGAGACTCTGGCTGACGAGCTGGGGGAACTGGCTTCCGACCCCGACGAACGCGAGCGGCTTGGCGCCACCGGGCGACAACTTGTCGCAGAGAACTACACGATTGAAGCCATCGCGCGTTCATATCGGTCTGTCTACGAGGCAGTCCTCGCCGAATCTAACGGATAG
- a CDS encoding sulfatase-like hydrolase/transferase — translation MTTTVLISFDALRYDHLFRNRDKKQVTPFLDKMASKGVKFSNHLSTGSGTSTSFPGIHASALPLDYGYAGVNENHTTLAEILSENGIQTIGVTAQTSCSRVYNYHRGFDTFEDWVTPANDGGNSGGTGTYLKSRLASVIESLPVISPIASELKLQFDGLRDIYDTPPCPYPQADEVTETTLSLIDEHADDDSDLFLWVHYMEPHAPYYPPEKYIEGFHTGDFDIGRIRRTVRKARRARPEIIDGSMVEAVSEAEVEALRDFYAASACYVDAEAERLFDGLCERGILDDSLLFFTADHGEELFDRGTLGHRTKMYEDLVHVPLIVCDSSGQYCQQSVHNTVTSHVDLAPTIVDHFDISAPNKWRGISLVDLLDGERDTLERDYVFSELCHTSGLGGEINLDNVVASVRSDRWKYIQNRQLGREELYNIRTDPGEQSNQIDDCTYIAEKMRGRLQRRLSDVTETSQTVEVSEEVQEQLRELGYTE, via the coding sequence GTGACTACTACTGTCCTGATTTCGTTTGACGCGCTCCGATATGATCACCTTTTCAGAAATCGAGATAAAAAACAGGTCACTCCGTTTCTTGATAAGATGGCGTCGAAAGGAGTAAAATTCTCAAACCACCTCTCCACTGGGTCAGGTACTTCAACATCGTTTCCCGGGATTCACGCCAGCGCACTCCCACTTGATTACGGGTATGCCGGCGTAAACGAGAACCACACTACTCTCGCGGAGATTCTCAGCGAAAACGGCATCCAGACCATAGGCGTCACGGCCCAGACATCGTGCTCTCGAGTGTACAACTATCACAGGGGGTTTGATACGTTCGAAGACTGGGTCACTCCGGCGAACGACGGCGGTAATTCAGGTGGAACGGGGACATACCTGAAATCGCGTCTCGCCTCGGTTATAGAGTCTCTGCCTGTGATTTCTCCTATCGCATCGGAGCTAAAATTACAGTTCGATGGCCTCAGAGACATCTATGACACACCGCCGTGTCCCTACCCGCAGGCGGATGAGGTGACAGAGACAACACTCTCGCTGATTGATGAACACGCCGACGACGACTCTGACCTGTTCCTCTGGGTTCACTATATGGAACCTCATGCCCCATACTATCCGCCAGAGAAGTACATCGAGGGATTTCATACCGGCGATTTCGATATTGGCCGTATCCGTCGAACGGTTCGAAAGGCGCGCAGGGCACGACCGGAAATCATCGACGGTTCCATGGTCGAGGCGGTGTCCGAAGCCGAGGTTGAGGCCCTTCGAGACTTTTACGCTGCCTCAGCCTGTTACGTCGACGCTGAAGCCGAACGACTGTTCGACGGTCTTTGTGAGAGGGGTATTCTAGATGATAGCCTGTTGTTCTTTACTGCAGATCACGGTGAGGAGTTATTCGACCGAGGTACACTCGGCCACCGGACTAAGATGTACGAAGACCTCGTCCACGTTCCTCTCATAGTCTGTGATTCGTCGGGCCAGTACTGCCAGCAGTCGGTGCACAATACCGTCACAAGTCACGTTGACCTCGCTCCGACGATAGTTGACCACTTCGATATTTCGGCCCCAAATAAGTGGCGTGGTATTTCTTTGGTCGATTTGCTGGATGGCGAGCGAGACACGCTGGAGCGTGACTACGTCTTCTCGGAACTCTGTCATACCAGTGGACTTGGTGGGGAAATCAATCTGGACAATGTCGTCGCATCAGTCCGGTCGGACCGCTGGAAATACATTCAGAACCGCCAGCTGGGCAGGGAAGAACTGTACAACATTCGCACAGACCCAGGAGAACAGAGCAATCAGATCGATGATTGCACATACATCGCCGAAAAAATGCGGGGGAGATTGCAACGGCGGTTATCGGATGTGACTGAGACGTCACAGACTGTCGAAGTGTCGGAGGAAGTTCAAGAACAGCTAAGAGAGCTGGGATACACCGAGTAA
- a CDS encoding IS4 family transposase: MRRLTTLFPSEFLEEHAEQLGVVEREGKLQIPALVWALVFGFAAGESRTLAGFRRSYNSTADEPISPGGFYHRLTPLLAEYLRDLVEYGLDEVAVPDAVDADIGRFRDVMIADGTVLRLHEFLSDEFQARHEEQAGAKLHLLHNATDRTIERFDVTDEKTHDSTLFKTGSWLHGRLVLFDLAYFKYRRFALIDENDGYFVSRLKQNANPVITEELREWRGRAIPLAGEQIQDVVDDLSRKYIDVEVEAEFKRGQYEGTRSLDTKRFRVVGVRDSDADDYHLYITNLPREEFLPSDLATLYRCRWEVETLFRELKTQYELDEFDTSNPAVVEILLYAALLSLLVSRDLLDLVTEQADNEIVFPPERWAATFRSHAQLILHELGEYLGYSPPPLLERLFEDAQKIHQQRPILQDTLATATQPRCES, encoded by the coding sequence ATGCGTCGTCTCACTACACTGTTTCCCTCCGAGTTCCTCGAAGAGCACGCCGAGCAACTCGGCGTGGTCGAGCGAGAGGGTAAGTTGCAGATTCCAGCCCTCGTGTGGGCGCTCGTGTTCGGCTTCGCCGCAGGCGAAAGCCGAACACTTGCTGGCTTCAGACGCAGCTATAATTCGACAGCCGACGAACCGATCTCTCCCGGCGGCTTCTACCACCGGTTAACGCCGTTACTCGCCGAGTATCTCCGCGACCTCGTCGAGTACGGTCTCGACGAGGTCGCTGTTCCCGACGCTGTTGACGCTGATATCGGCCGATTCAGGGACGTAATGATCGCTGATGGAACCGTCCTGCGGTTGCACGAGTTCCTCTCTGATGAGTTCCAAGCACGCCACGAGGAGCAGGCTGGAGCGAAGCTCCACCTGCTCCACAACGCCACCGACCGGACGATTGAACGTTTCGACGTGACTGACGAGAAAACACACGACAGCACGCTGTTCAAGACGGGTTCGTGGCTACACGGACGGCTCGTTCTGTTCGACTTAGCGTACTTCAAGTACCGCCGCTTCGCGTTGATCGACGAGAACGACGGCTACTTCGTCAGCCGGCTGAAGCAGAACGCGAATCCGGTGATAACAGAGGAATTACGGGAATGGCGCGGGCGCGCCATTCCCTTGGCAGGCGAGCAGATCCAGGATGTGGTCGATGACCTCTCGCGGAAGTACATCGACGTGGAGGTCGAAGCGGAGTTTAAGCGAGGGCAGTACGAGGGAACACGCTCGCTGGACACGAAGCGATTCCGCGTCGTCGGCGTCCGCGATTCGGACGCCGACGACTACCATCTGTACATCACGAATCTGCCGAGAGAAGAGTTTCTCCCGTCGGATCTAGCAACGCTGTATCGGTGTCGGTGGGAGGTAGAGACGTTGTTCCGTGAGCTGAAGACGCAGTACGAACTAGATGAGTTCGACACGAGCAACCCGGCTGTCGTGGAAATTCTGCTGTACGCGGCGTTGCTGTCGCTGTTGGTGAGCCGTGACCTGTTGGATCTGGTCACTGAGCAAGCCGACAATGAGATCGTGTTTCCGCCGGAACGCTGGGCGGCGACCTTCCGGTCGCACGCCCAGCTCATCCTCCACGAACTCGGTGAGTATCTCGGTTACTCGCCACCGCCGCTGTTGGAGCGGCTGTTCGAAGACGCACAGAAAATACACCAGCAACGACCGATCTTACAGGATACGCTCGCTACCGCTACGCAACCGAGGTGTGAGTCTTAG
- a CDS encoding transcriptional regulator, with protein MNEVDDAVLEFFEAQDEGVALPPTVVWYNLHDLLEVIDKSRDTVARRMRKLTERELLEKVSEERGYYQLTHKGRRYLSGDIEPEELRTDSDG; from the coding sequence ATGAACGAAGTAGATGATGCTGTCCTCGAATTCTTCGAGGCGCAAGACGAAGGGGTAGCTCTTCCCCCGACTGTCGTCTGGTATAATCTCCATGATCTGCTCGAAGTTATCGATAAAAGTCGGGATACCGTTGCCCGACGAATGCGGAAACTTACCGAGCGGGAGTTATTAGAAAAAGTATCGGAGGAGCGAGGATACTATCAGTTGACCCATAAGGGGCGTAGGTATCTTAGTGGAGATATAGAACCAGAAGAACTCCGTACTGATTCAGACGGGTAA